One genomic region from Cucumis melo cultivar AY chromosome 9, USDA_Cmelo_AY_1.0, whole genome shotgun sequence encodes:
- the LOC107992016 gene encoding uncharacterized protein LOC107992016 — MIVAKESYNRVEDTGSSIIINQHHEQQQEDEESVETLSLCDLPIYSDESNCDDYQSASFDDHNQEDDTFFEFFSDDFSVANSSYSGSDNIIFCGKLIPYKQPIDSQIKPSDKFSGKKSSVIDTRSGSGGIKSFDPFSISLTNNPIPEYIKRPKRKWKLQKYELPEERAMILQSSPMKSRWFLFLFGSARFPKEMELSEMRIRQRRSMRLPEQLQPSSEERKVAKGRSKGKKTKTVQALCKVLRALVIGCSSSNHRDGAIKASFKPISAEN; from the coding sequence ATGATTGTAGCTAAAGAATCATACAACAGAGTAGAAGACACGGGCTCCtccatcatcatcaatcaaCACCATGAACAACAACAAGAAGATGAAGAATCTGTAGAAACGCTCTCTCTCTGCGACCTTCCAATTTACAGCGATGAATCTAATTGTGATGATTATCAGAGCGCTTCCTTTGATGATCATAACCAAGAAGATGATACATTCTTCGAATTTTTCAGCGATGATTTCTCTGTTGCTAATTCATCTTATTCTGGATCTGATAACATTATCTTCTGCGGCAAATTGATTCCCTACAAACAACCAATCGATTCACAAATCAAACCATCGGACAAATTTTCTGGTAAGAAATCGTCTGTAATTGATACTAGATCGGGTTCAGGAGGAATTAAAAGCTTCGATCCGTTTTCGATTTCATTGACGAATAATCCCATTCCTGAGTACATCAAACGGCCAAAGAGGAAATGGAAATTGCAGAAATACGAGTTACCGGAAGAGAGAGCGATGATACTGCAATCGTCGCCGATGAAATCGCGATGGTTCTTGTTCCTGTTTGGTAGCGCCAGGTTTCCGAAAGAGATGGAACTGAGTGAGATGAGGATAAGGCAACGCCGGAGCATGCGGTTGCCGGAACAACTCCAGCCGTCGTCGGAGGAGAGGAAAGTGGCGAAAGGaagaagcaaagggaagaagaCTAAGACGGTTCAAGCGCTGTGTAAGGTTCTTAGGGCTTTGGTTATAGGCTGCAGTAGCAGCAACCATCGAGACGGCGCCATAAAAGCTTCCTTTAAGCCAATTTCGGCTGaaaactag